The stretch of DNA TCAATTTGACGAGAATTTTGAGCGAAGGGGATTGGGAAAAATTAGAAATTTACCGTGCCAAGTTAAAAGAAGCCTATAAAAACTCTTATCTTCCAAGTTGGGCAGCAGTGGTTTTTAAAGATAATTTTGGTTTTTTTCCTCCCTGGGATTGGGGTAAAGGAGCAATTTTTGGCGAGCATCCGACAGAAGATGATAAAAATCAATACAAAAAATATCTGGCTTTGGTTGCTTCGCGTAAGAAGAAAGATACAGAGTGGATCGAACGTTATTTTAATTTGGAGTTTGGTTGATGTTGAATAGTAATATAGGTTTTCAATTTGACTTTCTCAGTTGGCAATTTTCCAAAATTTATCGTCCCAAGATATTACTCTTACTAATTTTCTTAGCAGGAGTAATGTCTTTTTGCGATCGCCCCAATGCTGAGAAAAAAGCGCAAATGCTAGTACTTGGTTCTCGCGGAGCCGAACCCTGGCAGTACGAATATCTTATTAAAGATTTAAACGAGGCGGTCGAACTCGCTCCCAAACTGCCCGAAACCTATGCTGCTAGGGCAAATCTTTTATTTAAGTGGAGTAATTTTCTCAGAGTAGCAGCAATCGATCGAAGTAAACACGAAAAAGCTATAGAATTTGGCTTCGATCTCAAGCAAGAGCGAGAGTATAAAGATCTGGCTCTTGGAGACTATAAAAAGTCGCTCGGAGTTCTTAAAGAGCGTGAAAATACTGAATTGGAAGTAGAAGTCTCGCAAGCCATAGACTGTTTGAAAAAAGAAAGAATCGAATCATCTTGCTACGCCCACATCAATTTTTCTCAACATAGATGACTATCAAATTTCGGATCGAGTCTCTATTCGTATTATTGGGGATTATGCTAACAATTTGTCTTCATCTTGTCGGTCAAATTGCTGTCTACGGTCAAGGAGAAGAAAGTCATGAAGAACATTACTATGTTTCCTCTCAAGAAATTCCTACTTTTACCGTAGAGCAAAATGGGCTTACGGCAGAATATCCAGATTGGAGTCAGATTACCTTTTCAAGCTTGGGAAATACTCCTAGTGGGGGTGAATTTAATTCCAATCTTTCACTAGATAGGGCTTTGGGGTATTCTCTGTCTCGTAGCTGGAGTGAAGGGGATAACCCCGCTCAGTTTATGAAACTCGGCGATTTTGAAAATTCTTCTCTAGGCAATCTAACTTTAGAACATGTGCTGGGCAATAGCATGACGGAGATAGATACGGTTCCTCTATCTGCTTTTAGACTAATTGAAAAACAAACTATTTCCGATTTGGTCGAAGCCATTCCCCAACTACAAGCTTTCAAGGTTAGAGAAGTAGAACCGATTTTGGAACTAGTTGGTTCTAGCTATGCCAATGTCGAAATTGCGATGCTAAAGAATATGGGATTGGGAGATCTTAGCTTTGATAATTTAGATTTGGAAGAGTTTTCAATCGATAGTATTCCCGAACTAACTAGTACCTCTCTATCCAATTTTAAAAAATGGCGCGATAGCTATTTAGAAGAAGTGCCTGGATTATGGGACTTACCCTTGAACTATGTATTTGAAGAAGAATTAGGAAGTAACTCAACGCAAACGACAACTTATACCGACAGTGAAACTAATGTCGAAGTAACCGTAACTCCAGGTCTAATCGGTATTGTCGATATTGCCTACGGTGCTGCTGAAAGCAGACGAGAAAATACTATTTCTGGCAGCGATGTAGAGGGATTTAACGTTCCCTGCGATCGCGAATGCGCTTATGTAGAATTAGCCGATTGGAGCTATGGCAAGCAGTGGATTAGCGGCAAGTATCAAGATGTTCGCGGCGGACATGGCATATTGGGTGCTTACAACGGCGGTAGAGAACCCACAGGTCGCCTACCTTTCGGGAATCAGTTTAAAGTTGTTGTTTGGGACGTTGACGAGTCTGAAGGTCGAGTAGATATGGTTTTGTTCTTACGAATTTGTATGGGTTGGTTGGGGTGTACGCCTTATGCTATTGGTCCGATTCCCTTTCTTACCTACCACGAAAAAGATACGATGTTTGTTGGCTTAATCGATCCTATTGATGTAGAGGTAAATCATGCCTCTATATCGACTCCAGTTCCCGTTTCTCCAACCGAGTCAACAACTTTACCTGCCATAGAAGGTGTTGACTTGATTAATCCACTAGCAGGAGCAATCGTTACTAGCGAATATGGCTACCGCAATACTGGTATTCCCAACGCCTCTACTTTTCACGCTGGCATCGACCTTGCTTATTCGTCGGGCGATTCGCGCTATCCAGGTCAAATTGTTGCTGCTGGCGATGGAATTATTACTTATGCAGGTAGGGATAATTCTGGCTGCGGCAGTTTGATTCTAATCGAACATCCTAGCGGCTTGAGAACTGGTTACTGTCACATGAGCGAAATTTACGTTCGAGCGCAGGATTTTGTCGTAGCGGGTCAGGTTATTGGATTGGTCGGTGCTGAAGGTGTTGGTTCTGGTCCTCATTTGCACTTTATGACCTATGAAAACAATCGCAAAGTCAATCCCCGTAAATACATTATTTTTTGATAGTATTAAACAATGTTACATTTATTGAAATCGATGGTAACTATTGTCGCTTCTGCTTTGTTTGCTCTTCCTACAATTTTAAAGGCAGAAGAATTAAACCCGATCGGGATTCAGCATCCGCCTCTGCCAGAAATGTATGAAGAAAAAGCAGCCTGGGCGGTCGATAACAACTATTCGATAACCTCTGTTGTCATTGCCGAAAGAGAACTACTTTTATTAGATCGCTTTATCGAGAGGGATAATCAAGGTAAGAGCTTGTTTAAAGTCGTCAATGTTTTATCACTGTCATCAATTGACAACGAAACCGAAACAATTTTGGGCGGGTTGCCCCATCTTTGTAGTATTAATGGAGAACTAGATCCCACTCTTATAGTTATTGCCCGACTCGATAGCAACAAAGAAACTCTGACCGAAATCAGCCGAGCTTGGAAAGTAGATTTAGAGAAAGAAAAATTTGATGAGATAGATCTAACTGATGTAAAAATTAGTTGCGAGAATTTTGGATATGGGATTTGAGCTATTTGCTATAGCGAACCTTATAGCGTTTCAATCTTCGTACCAGGGGTAAAACTGTTGAAATTAATGTAGATTAATGCCGTGTGTTTCATTGATCTCTACGCTTTATATAAAACGATCGAAAGCCAAACACTCTATCGCAATAAGATTCAGAACACTTTTTAGTGCAGATAACTCGATCTTCTACGCAGTAAACTTTTTTGGGTTCTAGATTACTGGTATTGTTTGGGGAAGGGGGAAAGGTTAAGGGGAAAAGGAATGGCAATTAGACGATTAAATGGGACTAAATTTAATGAGCGCGAGCGCAATTCTCTCGCTACCGTTTCTACTTTACCTACCGTCAAAGCGATGGTGGACTGTTTTGACAGATATCTTAACCTAACTATCGCTGATGGTCATGCCAGTATAGATACCATCAAAACCTACCGCAATCGAGTTCATCAATTTCTTAGTTGGTGTAAGGAGCGAGAGCTATATCCTGCCCTAATTACACAGGAGAATATCAAAGAATACCGCAAACATTTAGTCGATAGCGAGAAAACATCTCCGACAATTCGTTTGTCTTTACTGGCTATCAAGCATTTTTATACTGCTTGTTTGGCAGAAAAACTGGTTAAGGACAATCCTGTTTTCGGGGTGAAAGCACCACGGGAGAAGCGGGAAATTGGTAGCACGATTAATTATTTGAGTTTGGAAGAGTTACAACGGTTAATTGACAACATTTTACCTACCTATAAAATTCGCGGAGATAAAACCAAGCAAGTACAGGTATTGCGCGATCGCATCCTACTGGCTTGTATGGCTCTTCAGGGATGTCGTAGCATTGAAATGTTTCGAGCTAATCTAGGAGATATTAGCGAATCGTACGGTCAGCATTATCTCAAGCTAGATGGTAAGAACAGTATCAGAACTGTTGTTTTACGCCCCGATCTGGCTCGAGAAATAGTTCAGTATCGACAAACACGCAAATTAGCCAAAGAAAAGCTATCTTTAGCATCTCCATTATTTATTTCTTTATCAAATCGTCGTTACGCTCAACGTTTATCTCGAAGCGGTATCGGTCATATAGTTGATGGTTATCTTGAAAAGTGTGGCTTAAAACACAGCGATTTAGAACGAAATCTTTCTCCCCACAGTTTACGCCATACGGCAGGTACATTGAGCTTGCAAAATGGTTCTTCTTTACGGGAGGTTCAAGATTTTTTAGGGCATAGTGACCCTAAAACTACTGCCATATATACCCATGTTCTTGAGAATTCAGAAAATAACCCAGCCTCGAAAATTAAGATTGATTTTTAACTCTGTTGAATAAGTCTTTTATAGATGAGAGTGAAAAAAGTGGGGGTGCGATTCGTTGATACTCGAAAGAGCCTCTGAAAATTGTCGTCTCAAAAAGAGACAAAAGAGAGATAATCTGGTCTAAACTTCCATTTAACGGCAGGCAGCTTTTGACTTACCGACAAAGGCGCGATCGCAGCTTATATAAAAAGAGTGGATTGCTTATTCTTTAATGCCTTCTACGTACTTTGTGTCTAATCTGCAACCACATTATTATTCCCGTTATCACTAACATTAGCACGCCAAAAGCATTGAGTAGGGGATAGACAATTTCCAAATTAATTCGGCCAAACTTTCCACGGTGAAAATCTAATAGCCATAGATACTGCTCGGCTTTTCCAGTAGCAACTGCTACTTGAAACAGCGAACCAGTAATCGCAGTCAGCAGTAAGGGAAAAAACATAATTGGAGCAAACCAAAAGTGAATGTGGCGCAAACGAGCTTTATTGATTGCCATGATTGGTTTCTGTTAATACCCAGTTAGTGTATGGTTTATATATTTTACAGTTTATTTATGAAACCATTTTTTCAGGGCGAATAGTAAAAAAGGACTCGCTACCAACAACGCTAAAAGAGATTCTCCGACGATGGTTACAGGTCTTGCTGGTACCGACTGTATGGTACTTGTTTGGGGATTTGCGGTTGGGGCTGTTTCTTCTTCGGTGGGAATAGATTGTTTCTCGACAGTCTTTTGATGGTCTGAAGAACTATCTTTATCCGAAGTCATCTGCGGCATTTCTTCAGCTTTTGATTTGTCTGGAGATGATTGCGGCGCGTCTGTTGTCTGCTGCTTGTCTTGACTTTCTACCTCATTAGAATGCCCACTATGCGCTAGCAAGGATCTTGCTTTTAAGCTCCCTTCTGTCATACCCACAACAGACAGATCTACTAAAGTCGAGCTAAGTTGATTCATATTTTTTTCGCTTTTAGAAGGGATTATATTCACTAAGATGACATAAAAAAATGAAACGAGGATGAAATTGAAAAGTATACCGTCACGATGAAAACTCAAAGAGAAATGCCGTTGCTTCAGAATAACAGCCTCAAACCACCAACAAGGGCAAAGTTATCCGTACTTTCCCCCTCTTCTTCTGCGAGTTCGGCAGTGTCGCCGAATTTACGCGTCCAGTTAACTCCAACATAAGGAGCAAA from Myxosarcina sp. GI1 encodes:
- a CDS encoding M23 family metallopeptidase; the protein is MTIKFRIESLFVLLGIMLTICLHLVGQIAVYGQGEESHEEHYYVSSQEIPTFTVEQNGLTAEYPDWSQITFSSLGNTPSGGEFNSNLSLDRALGYSLSRSWSEGDNPAQFMKLGDFENSSLGNLTLEHVLGNSMTEIDTVPLSAFRLIEKQTISDLVEAIPQLQAFKVREVEPILELVGSSYANVEIAMLKNMGLGDLSFDNLDLEEFSIDSIPELTSTSLSNFKKWRDSYLEEVPGLWDLPLNYVFEEELGSNSTQTTTYTDSETNVEVTVTPGLIGIVDIAYGAAESRRENTISGSDVEGFNVPCDRECAYVELADWSYGKQWISGKYQDVRGGHGILGAYNGGREPTGRLPFGNQFKVVVWDVDESEGRVDMVLFLRICMGWLGCTPYAIGPIPFLTYHEKDTMFVGLIDPIDVEVNHASISTPVPVSPTESTTLPAIEGVDLINPLAGAIVTSEYGYRNTGIPNASTFHAGIDLAYSSGDSRYPGQIVAAGDGIITYAGRDNSGCGSLILIEHPSGLRTGYCHMSEIYVRAQDFVVAGQVIGLVGAEGVGSGPHLHFMTYENNRKVNPRKYIIF
- a CDS encoding tyrosine-type recombinase/integrase, translated to MAIRRLNGTKFNERERNSLATVSTLPTVKAMVDCFDRYLNLTIADGHASIDTIKTYRNRVHQFLSWCKERELYPALITQENIKEYRKHLVDSEKTSPTIRLSLLAIKHFYTACLAEKLVKDNPVFGVKAPREKREIGSTINYLSLEELQRLIDNILPTYKIRGDKTKQVQVLRDRILLACMALQGCRSIEMFRANLGDISESYGQHYLKLDGKNSIRTVVLRPDLAREIVQYRQTRKLAKEKLSLASPLFISLSNRRYAQRLSRSGIGHIVDGYLEKCGLKHSDLERNLSPHSLRHTAGTLSLQNGSSLREVQDFLGHSDPKTTAIYTHVLENSENNPASKIKIDF